The genomic stretch GCGGTGCGGTGCGGTTTGACTTTCCTAAAGATTGGATCGTTAAGTTTAAGGAAAAGTCCGTAAGCTTTCACGATTTTGAGCCAACCGACGATACAGGCGCATTAGAAATGTCCTTTAATCGTTTGCCTCCCCACGACTGGAATACCTTCCCACTCAAAAAAGCTCTGCAACAAGTCCTAGATGACGACGATCGCGAAATTCTCGCCAAAAGTAAAATTACTAGTGCTAATCGAGATGGCATGAAACTAGTCTGGGCAGATTTACGATATATCGATGCTACTGAGAAGAGAGAAGCAACTTCCCGCATCCTAATCGGCATCGGTGGCAATGTCCAAGTCCTATTTACCTTCGACTACTGGACAGAGGGAGAAGAACAAATGCACGAGGTCTGGGAAGTAGTATTGCGATCGCTACGCCTCGGATTATTTATCCCTGACCCCACTAGAGGTCATGTTGTTAACCCGAATTTAAACTAGAAAGCAACTTAGAGAAGAATCTTTGCATAAAGCTAGATGTAGTGGTTTTTTACAGATGACTTAGCAGTCCAATGGTGTATTGTTATCTCACTAAAAATGATTTAGGATAAGCGGCTCAGAAGCCATAGTCTTAAAACTGTATTTTGCGAGTATTGAAATAATGGGAAAAGTAATAGCAACAGTAAATATGAAGGGTGGAGTCGGTAAGACCACCTTAACTGTAAATATTGCCACCTGCTTGGCTAAAATCCATCGCAAAAAGGTTTTAGTTGTAGATTTAGATACCCAAATTAGCGCCACGCTCAGCATGATCTCTCCAGCCGAGTTTGCCAAGTGCCGTAAAGAAAACCGCACATTGCGCAATCTGGTCAGTCAAGCGATCGCGCGTTATGGAGTACAGGTTAACGATCCAGAAGAAAAAGTCTACCAAATCAAAGATCTGGTAATTCCCCATGTTTGCAAAGTACAGGGGTTAGATCTATTAGTCGGTGATATCGATCTATACGATGAATTTCTAGTTTCCGAAATGCTCTATAACCGATCGCTGTTATACGACGAAAAACAGACTTTTCAGCAGACTTGGAGTAAGTTCGAGCAAACCTTAATTAAAGGTATTCTTGCTCCAGCTCTTAAAACTTATGATTTCATTATTCTCGATTGTGCCCCTGGGTATAACTTGATCACTCGCAGCAGTATTGTGGCTAGCGATTATTACCTGATGCCAGCAAGACCTGAACCTCTATCAGTAGTAGGTATTCAGCTATTAGAAAGACGGATTGAGAGATTGCGTGAAGTCTATCGAGAAGATAACTCAATCAATATCCAACTATTAGGGATTGTATTTAGTATGTCCGCAGGCTTTACCCTA from Pseudanabaena sp. BC1403 encodes the following:
- a CDS encoding ParA family protein, translated to MGKVIATVNMKGGVGKTTLTVNIATCLAKIHRKKVLVVDLDTQISATLSMISPAEFAKCRKENRTLRNLVSQAIARYGVQVNDPEEKVYQIKDLVIPHVCKVQGLDLLVGDIDLYDEFLVSEMLYNRSLLYDEKQTFQQTWSKFEQTLIKGILAPALKTYDFIILDCAPGYNLITRSSIVASDYYLMPARPEPLSVVGIQLLERRIERLREVYREDNSINIQLLGIVFSMSAGFTLSRYYQKVMDRVAADFSSAKIFKTKIPNDVNIAKAVDNFIPASLANPNSGGAKAFAEVTVELLKKLEVSLGKKEQTSRLSLVDLE